Below is a window of Methanocaldococcus jannaschii DSM 2661 DNA.
CTTAAATAGAAAAGATTTATTAAAGATACTTTCAGAAGAAAGAGAAGAACTTGGAGAATTAGCAAAAGAATCTGAAAAATTGTATGTTTTGACAGATAAGTGGGGGCGTTCATTAGCTGAAGCTTGTAGATTTTTAGCTCAGAGAACACCAAGTAGTGAATTTGCAGATTTTTTGGATAGATTGGCTTATGCATTGGACAGTGGGGAGGAGCTTAAAGAGTTTTTAATAAAAGAACAGGATATTGTTATGGATGACTATGCTGCATTTTACAAAAGAATGTTATATTCGCTTGATATGTATAAGGAATTATATGTTAGTGCAATGACTTCAATAGCATTTTTCTTAGCTTTTTCAATTTTAGTTCCATTCTTATTGCCTTATAATTTTGTCTTTATGGCTACTATAGCGTTATTTGCATTTTTTGCTGTTGAGTTACTTATCGTTGTTGTGATAAGAAATAGACTCCCATTTGATAGGTTATGGCATACAGGGGAGAAACCTACTGAAACTGATATAAAACTTAGAAAATGGTTAATAATATCCGTTATATTGGTTGTAATACTTTTACCATTTCTTTTATGGGCTAAGTATATAGTGGGGTTATCTCCATTTTCCCAAATGCCTTATATGATATTGGTAGCTTTGGGATTTACACCATTAGCTATTGGAGGGTTTGTTGCATTAAAAGAGGAAGAAAAAGTAAAAAGAAAGGAATTTGTATTTCCTGACTTTTTGAGGTCTTTAGGAGATTCAGTAAGTGCTAAGGGAGGAGGAATGGTTAGTTCTTTAGAATATCTCTCAAACCATGATTTTGGACCATTAACTCATGATATCAAGAGATTATATAAAAGATTAGCTTTGGGTATTGATTCAAATAAATCTTGGAGGTTGTTTGGTTTTGACTCTTGTAGTTATTTAATACAGCTATTTTCTGACATATTTTCACGATGTATATACTTTGGAGGTGACCCAAAAACAGCTGCTGAGATAATTAGTAAGAATTTCCGTAAAATAGTGCAATTAAGAAAATCTAAATATCAAAATATACAGCAATTTGTTGGGGTTGTTTATGGTCTTGGAGGAGGTTTAGCTTTAGCATTATTTGCTTCATTAGGAGTAGCTAAGATGATTAATGATTTGTATTCATCATTAAGTATTCCTGAAACTGTCATTCATATTCTTAATATTGCTCCAATATCTAATGTTGATGTAGTAGAATACATTATTTTTGGCTCTCTTATTGTTTATTCTATAATTTCGGCTATATTAATCAAAATTATGGATGGAGGGCATAAGTTTGTCTCCCTACTACACTTTGTTGCTATACTTTGGATATGTGCTATAGTAGCTTATATAACAAAGCTAATAGTTTCACAGGTTTTAGGAGTTTCAGTTCCTCTCTATTAAAAAATTATTAAAATTTGGGGGAAAAAATGATAAATTTTATTGTTGGGGCAATAGGGCTGTTAATAGCTTCAATCTACGATTTAAAAAGTAGGGAAATTGAAGATTATGTTTGGGTATCGATGGTTATTTTTGGATTGATATATAATGGCTATTTATCATTCATTTCACATGATATGTTATATGTCATTCAATCGATTGTTGGATTTATAGTCTGTTTCTTCTTAGGGTTTTTTATGTTCTTATTGGGTGTTGGAGGAGGTGATGGAAAACTGATAATGGGACTTGGAGCTTTAATTCCAAAATATAACATGCCAATACACACTCCATTAGGGGCAATATTAAATTATCTTTATCTTCCTTCCTTTCCAATAATGGTAGTAATTAACGCAATGTTTTTCTCAATAACACTTCCGATAATTATATTTTTAAGAAATGTAATTAGAGGAGTAAAACCAAAGACAAAAAAAGAGGTCTTATGTATGTTTCTTGGTGAAAAAATGAAAGTTTCTGAAGCTATAAAAAAAGAAAGGTTAATCCTTGGAAATCATGAAAATTTAAAATTACTACCAAGTGCTGAGAAAGATTGTGATTTTTCAAAGTTTGATAAAAATGAAGAAATTTGGGTAACTCCTGCTATACCATTTGTTGTTCCGATATTTCTATCTTATTTGCTAACATCAATTATAGGTGATAAAATCATAGGTATCTTTTTATCAGTCTTTGGATTGTAATTTGGAGCATATTTAGCCATATTTAACAATAACTAAGTATTCAGGTTTCGATAAATGTAGAAATTGATTTGTGCTAAATGATTTATATGGTGTTAATCAAAGTTTATTGTTATAGTTCTATAAAAATGAAAAAATGAAAATACAAATTATAATGAATTTAGTGTCAATTAAAATAGTCTTAGAAAATAGTCTTATTGGGGGGAGGGGGTATGAAAAAAATAGTATTGGCTCTTTTATTATTGTTATTGCCAGTAGTTTGTGGGGATGTTAGTGTATATAAGGTATGGTCACCGTATGACCCACCAAATTCACCAATATTGCATGTAGATATTAGTGAGCAAGTTCTATATTTGGGTGTTGTAAATAAGGATGAATATGAGCATGATGTTATAGTTAAAGTGGAGTGTAATGGAAAGACATGGGGATCTGGTTTAATACCTTTGCCACCAAATAGTCATATAGAAAAAATTGTGGAGGTTAGAGTTCCGATTAGTGATGACAAAGAACATGATGCTAAAATATCGTTAATTGAAAATGGAAAAACTATAGCTTCAACAACAGTTAAAGTGAGACCGTATTTTCCAGTGGATGTTAAGAATGTAACATGTGAGGACTCATACAAAATTGGAAATACTGAAGTTTGCTATTCTAACTGGTTTGATATAACTCTAAAAAGTAATCCTACAGCAAAGAGCGATTATATTGCTAAAGTTTGGATAAATGTAAAAGATGGAGATAATATAATTTATAATGGTAAAAACGATTTTAAGACAGTATATATTCCTCTTGGAGAGGAAGTAACGGTATCTTTTAAAGTTCCTAAGATTGTTCTTGATAAAGAGAAATTTACAGTTGAAACAAATGTAGAGATAATGAATGTTACCCATACCATTGATGGTGTTGAAGAAACTATTCAGAGGAGGGATGATTCTGGAATATACTATGACTATAAGAGTGTAACAAAATATTATTACTTTCCAGTTGTTATAAAGAATGTAGAACTTTATAGAAAGATTGATGAAAACACTTCAGAGTTTGTAAAGAATTTTTATGACTCTGCAAATATATTAGATGATGAAATAAGAGACATATTGTCAGATAAGTATTTACAGAAGGATGATGTATTACCA
It encodes the following:
- the flaK gene encoding preflagellin peptidase FlaK; its protein translation is MINFIVGAIGLLIASIYDLKSREIEDYVWVSMVIFGLIYNGYLSFISHDMLYVIQSIVGFIVCFFLGFFMFLLGVGGGDGKLIMGLGALIPKYNMPIHTPLGAILNYLYLPSFPIMVVINAMFFSITLPIIIFLRNVIRGVKPKTKKEVLCMFLGEKMKVSEAIKKERLILGNHENLKLLPSAEKDCDFSKFDKNEEIWVTPAIPFVVPIFLSYLLTSIIGDKIIGIFLSVFGL
- the flaJ gene encoding archaellar assembly protein FlaJ — translated: MVFDLLPRVGLKPRDYLLRIVLPALITSIVLILLGFMLFSGIILYIYLLLPIIILVSAIGYPYIALDSQKNKINERLHIFITKFGTLSITDLNRKDLLKILSEEREELGELAKESEKLYVLTDKWGRSLAEACRFLAQRTPSSEFADFLDRLAYALDSGEELKEFLIKEQDIVMDDYAAFYKRMLYSLDMYKELYVSAMTSIAFFLAFSILVPFLLPYNFVFMATIALFAFFAVELLIVVVIRNRLPFDRLWHTGEKPTETDIKLRKWLIISVILVVILLPFLLWAKYIVGLSPFSQMPYMILVALGFTPLAIGGFVALKEEEKVKRKEFVFPDFLRSLGDSVSAKGGGMVSSLEYLSNHDFGPLTHDIKRLYKRLALGIDSNKSWRLFGFDSCSYLIQLFSDIFSRCIYFGGDPKTAAEIISKNFRKIVQLRKSKYQNIQQFVGVVYGLGGGLALALFASLGVAKMINDLYSSLSIPETVIHILNIAPISNVDVVEYIIFGSLIVYSIISAILIKIMDGGHKFVSLLHFVAILWICAIVAYITKLIVSQVLGVSVPLY